One genomic window of Borreliella garinii includes the following:
- the queA gene encoding tRNA preQ1(34) S-adenosylmethionine ribosyltransferase-isomerase QueA: MKTKEFHFNLPYSLIAQYPSEKRGSSRLMVLDPNLQKIYHENSVNNILKYINSDTFIIFNNSKVRKSRMYAESEMGNNIEFLILDRIGTDLFTALISKSKKQIVGNVYKFPEGLMGEILSKNNSEIVLKFDNNVDEDYFEKHGFVPIPPYIKRDYDKIDEDRYQTVYSKYVGSAASATAGLHFSRDLFSAFEKNNIEYDFITLHVGLGTFLPVRSKKVEEHNMHFETFLIENSVAARLENAKFLGKKILSIGTTTLRALESSYDNKLKKFKTGQQSTNLFIYPGKNYCFKFVDMLFTNFHTPQSTLLMLVSSFAGKDFVFSSYEEAINKGYKFFSYGDAMLVLNHI, encoded by the coding sequence GTGAAAACCAAAGAGTTTCATTTTAATTTACCCTATTCTTTAATAGCTCAATATCCAAGTGAAAAAAGAGGATCTTCAAGGTTAATGGTGCTAGATCCTAATTTGCAAAAAATTTATCATGAAAATTCTGTAAACAATATTTTAAAATATATAAATAGCGATACTTTTATTATTTTTAATAACTCAAAAGTTAGAAAATCAAGAATGTATGCAGAATCAGAGATGGGTAATAATATTGAATTTTTAATTTTAGATAGAATTGGCACTGATTTGTTTACTGCGTTGATTTCTAAGTCTAAAAAGCAAATTGTTGGCAATGTTTACAAATTCCCTGAAGGACTAATGGGCGAAATTTTGTCAAAAAATAATAGTGAAATTGTTTTAAAATTTGATAATAATGTTGATGAAGATTATTTTGAAAAACATGGTTTTGTTCCTATACCTCCTTACATTAAAAGAGATTATGATAAAATAGATGAAGATCGATATCAAACTGTTTATTCTAAGTATGTTGGGTCGGCAGCTTCTGCAACCGCAGGTTTGCACTTTAGTAGGGATTTGTTTTCTGCTTTTGAAAAGAACAATATTGAATATGATTTTATCACTCTTCATGTGGGGCTTGGCACTTTTCTTCCTGTAAGATCAAAAAAGGTTGAAGAACATAATATGCATTTTGAAACTTTTTTAATAGAAAATTCTGTGGCTGCTAGATTGGAGAATGCTAAATTTCTTGGTAAAAAAATTTTATCAATTGGCACCACAACGCTTAGGGCCCTAGAGTCATCTTATGACAATAAGCTTAAAAAATTTAAAACAGGTCAGCAAAGTACAAATCTTTTTATTTATCCTGGTAAAAATTATTGTTTTAAGTTTGTTGACATGCTTTTTACAAATTTTCATACACCACAATCTACTCTTTTGATGCTGGTCTCTTCATTTGCAGGCAAAGATTTTGTGTTTAGCTCTTATGAAGAAGCTATAAATAAAGGTTATAAATTTTTTTCTTATGGTGATG
- the ruvB gene encoding Holliday junction branch migration DNA helicase RuvB: MKDENSINFLSSNENYLYDKSENELRPKVFEDFKGQVNVKETLSIFIRASKERGEALDHVFLSGPPGLGKTTLASIIAFEMNASIKITSAPAFDKPKDIIGILTGLDEKSVLFIDEIHRLRPIIEEMLCIAMEDYELDWVIGQGANARTVRMPLPKFTLIGATTKPGKVTSPLYARFGITARFELYSEIELVEIIKRNSIILNIEIEEDAAFLLARSSRGTPRIANRLLRRIRDIAQVTGSLVVTSDIVSIGLEMLRIDGEGLDEQDRNILRSLILKFNGGPVGVDTLAISVGETADSLEDFYEPYLIMKGFINRTHRGRKATEFAYLHLNLEMKEDNISENQRVSF; encoded by the coding sequence ATGAAAGACGAAAATAGTATAAACTTTTTAAGTTCTAATGAAAATTATTTATATGATAAGAGTGAAAATGAGCTTAGGCCTAAAGTTTTTGAAGATTTCAAAGGTCAGGTTAATGTTAAAGAAACTCTTAGTATTTTTATAAGAGCTTCTAAAGAGAGAGGTGAAGCTTTAGATCATGTTTTTTTAAGTGGTCCTCCGGGCCTTGGAAAAACTACTCTTGCAAGTATTATTGCCTTTGAGATGAATGCTTCGATTAAGATTACTTCAGCTCCGGCTTTTGACAAACCCAAAGATATTATTGGAATTTTGACAGGTCTTGATGAGAAGAGTGTTTTATTTATTGATGAAATACATAGACTTAGACCAATAATAGAAGAAATGCTTTGTATTGCCATGGAAGATTATGAGCTAGACTGGGTAATCGGGCAAGGAGCTAATGCAAGAACTGTTCGAATGCCACTTCCAAAATTCACATTGATTGGAGCTACTACTAAACCAGGAAAAGTAACATCTCCACTTTATGCGAGATTTGGGATTACTGCAAGATTTGAACTTTACAGCGAAATAGAGCTTGTTGAGATAATAAAGAGAAATTCTATTATTTTAAATATTGAAATAGAAGAGGATGCTGCATTTCTTCTTGCAAGAAGTTCAAGAGGAACTCCCCGTATAGCAAATAGATTGCTAAGACGAATAAGAGATATTGCTCAGGTAACTGGAAGTTTGGTTGTCACAAGCGACATTGTTTCAATTGGGCTTGAAATGCTTAGAATTGATGGAGAAGGTCTTGATGAGCAAGATAGAAATATTTTAAGAAGTTTAATATTGAAATTTAATGGGGGACCTGTAGGCGTTGATACTTTGGCTATTTCTGTAGGGGAGACAGCAGATTCTCTTGAAGATTTTTATGAACCTTATTTAATTATGAAAGGATTTATTAACAGAACTCACAGAGGTCGTAAAGCTACTGAGTTTGCGTATCTTCACTTAAACTTAGAGATGAAAGAGGATAATATTAGTGAAAACCAAAGAGTTTCATTTTAA
- the ruvA gene encoding Holliday junction branch migration protein RuvA has protein sequence MINKIHGKVIEKKESSLVLMTTVFEFELLVSAFCLANFKLSDKVELFTYLYARENELKLFGFLNSDEREIFKSLIGVSGIGPRAALRVLSNIRYNEFKDAIDREDVELVSKIKGIGKKMAGKMFLHLQGKLLINNELESSLFGFKELEESIVSMGFDRKIVNSKLKEACDLIEFSNLKDSEKEQFLFKEVLKRMSN, from the coding sequence ATGATAAATAAGATTCATGGTAAAGTTATAGAAAAAAAAGAATCTAGTTTAGTTTTAATGACTACTGTTTTTGAATTTGAGCTTTTAGTTAGTGCATTTTGCCTTGCTAATTTTAAGTTGTCAGACAAGGTTGAACTTTTTACTTATCTTTATGCTAGAGAAAATGAATTAAAGCTTTTTGGGTTTCTAAATTCAGATGAAAGAGAGATTTTTAAAAGTCTTATTGGAGTAAGCGGAATAGGGCCAAGGGCTGCTTTAAGAGTGCTTTCTAATATAAGGTATAATGAGTTTAAGGACGCTATTGATAGAGAGGATGTTGAGCTTGTTTCTAAAATCAAAGGTATTGGCAAAAAAATGGCTGGTAAAATGTTTTTACATCTTCAGGGTAAGCTTTTGATTAATAATGAGCTTGAATCTAGTCTTTTTGGATTTAAAGAATTAGAAGAATCAATTGTTAGCATGGGTTTTGACAGAAAAATTGTAAATAGCAAGCTTAAGGAGGCTTGCGATCTAATTGAATTTTCAAATTTAAAAGACTCTGAAAAGGAACAGTTTTTATTTAAGGAGGTTTTAAAAAGAATGTCGAATTAA